One Eublepharis macularius isolate TG4126 chromosome 6, MPM_Emac_v1.0, whole genome shotgun sequence DNA segment encodes these proteins:
- the KLHL24 gene encoding kelch-like protein 24 isoform X1 — MVLILGRRLNRGDSRAQESPVSKRKVFEMDPKSLSGHEFFDFSSGSSHAESILQIFNEFRDSRLFTDVIICVEGREFPCHRAVLSACSSYFRAMFCNDHRESREMLVEINGIFAEAMDCFLQYVYTGKVKITTENVQYLFETSSLFQISILRDACAKFLEEQLDPCNCLGIQRFADTHSLKTLFTKCRNFALQNFEDVSQHEEFLELGKDELIDYICSDELVISKEEMVFEAVMRWIYRAVDLRRSVLQELLTHVRLPLLHPNYFVQTVEVDQLIQNSPECYQLLHEARRYHVLGNEMMSPRTRPRRSTGYSEVIVVVGGCERVGGFNLPYTECYDPMTGEWKSLAKLPEFTKSEYAVCALRNDILVSGGRINSRDVWIYNSQLNIWIRVASLNKGRWRHKMAVLLGKVYVVGGYDGQSRLSSVECYDSFSNRWTEVASLKEAVSSPAVTSCVGKLFVIGGGPDDNTCSDKVQSYDPDTNSWLLRATIPIAKRCITAVSLNNLIYVAGGLTKAIYCYDPLEDYWMHVQNTFSRQENCGMSVCNGKIYILGGRRENGEATDTILCYDPATSIITGVAAMPRPVSYHGCVTIHRYNEKSFKL; from the exons ATGGTGCTAATATTAGGACGCAGACTGAACAGAGGGGATAGCCGGGCCCAGGAGTCCCCAGTATCGAAGCGTAAAGTTTTTGAAATGGACCCAAAGTCCTTATCAGGCCATGAGTTTTTTGACTTTTCTTCTGGATCATCTCATGCTGAAAGCATTCTACAGATCTTCAATGAATTTCGTGACAGCCGTTTGTTTACAGATGTAATAATCTGTGTGGAAGGCAGAGAATTTCCCTGCCATCGAGCCGTTCTTTCAGCCTGCAGTAGCTATTTCAGAGCTATGTTTTGCAATGATCATAGAGAAAGCCGAGAGATGTTGGTAGAAATCAACGGAATTTTTGCTGAAGCTATGGATTGCTTTCTACAGTATGTGTACACAGGCAAAGTAAAaatcacaacagagaatgtgcaaTACCTCTTTGAAACATCAAGTCTCTTTCAGATAAGCATTTTGCGTGATGCTTGTGCTAAGTTCCTGGAGGAGCAACTGGATCCTTGCAACTGTCTAGGAATCCAGCGTTTTGCTGATACGCATTCTCTGAAAACACTTTTTACAAAATGTAGAAATTTTGCACTGCAAAATTTTGAGGATGTATCACAGCATGAAGAATTTCTTGAGCTTGGGAAAGACGAACTTATTGATTACATTTGCAGTGACGAATTGGTAATCAGTAAAGAGGAGATGGTTTTTGAAGCAGTCATGCGCTGGATTTACCGGGCTGTTGATCTTAGACGCTCAGTTCTACAGGAACTTCTGACCCATGTGAGGCTGCCTTTGTTACACCCCAACTACTTTGTTCAGACTGTGGAAGTAGACCAGCTGATCCAGAACTCACCTGAGTGTTATCAGCTGCTGCATGAAGCAAGAAGGTATCATGTTCTTGGAAATGAAATGATGTCCCCAAGAACTAGGCCACGAAG ATCAACTGGCTATTCTGAGGTCATAGTTGTAGTAGGCGGCTGTGAAAGAGTTGGGGGCTTTAATTTGCCTTACACTGAATGCTATGACCCTATGACAGGGGAATGGAAATCACTGGCAAAGTTACCAGAATTTACAAAGTCTGAATACGCAGTTTGTGCCTTGAGGAATGATATCCTTGTTTCAG gtggAAGAATCAACAGCCGTGATGTGTGGATTTATAATTCTCAACTTAACATCTGGATCAGAGTTGCCTCTCTAAATAAAGGGCGTTGGCGTCATAAGATGGCTGTCCTTCTTGGTAAA GTGTATGTGGTTGGTGGATATGATGGGCAAAGTCGCCTCAGCAGTGTAGAATGTTATGATTCTTTTTCCAATCGATGGACAGAGGTAGCATCTCTTAAAGAAGCAGTGAGTTCACCAGCAGTCACCAGCTGTGTAGGCAAACTGTTTGTAATTGGAGGGGGTCCAGATGACAACACATGTTCTGACAAG GTTCAGTCATATGATCCTGATACTAATTCTTGGCTGCTCCGTGCAACAATCCCCATTGCGAAGAGATGTATAACAGCTGTATCATTAAACAATCTCATCTATGTTGCTGGAGGACTCACAAAGGCAATATATTGCTATGATCCGCTTGAAGATTACTGGATGCACGTACAGAATACATTCAGCAGACAG GAAAATTGTGGCATGTCTGTATGTAATGGCAAGATCTATATCCTTGGTGGGAGGCGTGAAAATGGAGAAGCCACAGATACCATTCTTTGTTACGACCCTGCAACCAGCATTATCACAGGAGTAGCCGCCATGCCCAGGCCAGTCTCATATCATGGCTGCGTGACTATTCACAGATACAATGAAAAGTCCTTTAAACTCTAA
- the KLHL24 gene encoding kelch-like protein 24 isoform X2, giving the protein MVLILGRRLNRGDSRAQESPVSKRKVFEMDPKSLSGHEFFDFSSGSSHAESILQIFNEFRDSRLFTDVIICVEGREFPCHRAVLSACSSYFRAMFCNDHRESREMLVEINGIFAEAMDCFLQYVYTGKVKITTENVQYLFETSSLFQISILRDACAKFLEEQLDPCNCLGIQRFADTHSLKTLFTKCRNFALQNFEDVSQHEEFLELGKDELIDYICSDELVISKEEMVFEAVMRWIYRAVDLRRSVLQELLTHVRLPLLHPNYFVQTVEVDQLIQNSPECYQLLHEARRSTGYSEVIVVVGGCERVGGFNLPYTECYDPMTGEWKSLAKLPEFTKSEYAVCALRNDILVSGGRINSRDVWIYNSQLNIWIRVASLNKGRWRHKMAVLLGKVYVVGGYDGQSRLSSVECYDSFSNRWTEVASLKEAVSSPAVTSCVGKLFVIGGGPDDNTCSDKVQSYDPDTNSWLLRATIPIAKRCITAVSLNNLIYVAGGLTKAIYCYDPLEDYWMHVQNTFSRQENCGMSVCNGKIYILGGRRENGEATDTILCYDPATSIITGVAAMPRPVSYHGCVTIHRYNEKSFKL; this is encoded by the exons ATGGTGCTAATATTAGGACGCAGACTGAACAGAGGGGATAGCCGGGCCCAGGAGTCCCCAGTATCGAAGCGTAAAGTTTTTGAAATGGACCCAAAGTCCTTATCAGGCCATGAGTTTTTTGACTTTTCTTCTGGATCATCTCATGCTGAAAGCATTCTACAGATCTTCAATGAATTTCGTGACAGCCGTTTGTTTACAGATGTAATAATCTGTGTGGAAGGCAGAGAATTTCCCTGCCATCGAGCCGTTCTTTCAGCCTGCAGTAGCTATTTCAGAGCTATGTTTTGCAATGATCATAGAGAAAGCCGAGAGATGTTGGTAGAAATCAACGGAATTTTTGCTGAAGCTATGGATTGCTTTCTACAGTATGTGTACACAGGCAAAGTAAAaatcacaacagagaatgtgcaaTACCTCTTTGAAACATCAAGTCTCTTTCAGATAAGCATTTTGCGTGATGCTTGTGCTAAGTTCCTGGAGGAGCAACTGGATCCTTGCAACTGTCTAGGAATCCAGCGTTTTGCTGATACGCATTCTCTGAAAACACTTTTTACAAAATGTAGAAATTTTGCACTGCAAAATTTTGAGGATGTATCACAGCATGAAGAATTTCTTGAGCTTGGGAAAGACGAACTTATTGATTACATTTGCAGTGACGAATTGGTAATCAGTAAAGAGGAGATGGTTTTTGAAGCAGTCATGCGCTGGATTTACCGGGCTGTTGATCTTAGACGCTCAGTTCTACAGGAACTTCTGACCCATGTGAGGCTGCCTTTGTTACACCCCAACTACTTTGTTCAGACTGTGGAAGTAGACCAGCTGATCCAGAACTCACCTGAGTGTTATCAGCTGCTGCATGAAGCAAGAAG ATCAACTGGCTATTCTGAGGTCATAGTTGTAGTAGGCGGCTGTGAAAGAGTTGGGGGCTTTAATTTGCCTTACACTGAATGCTATGACCCTATGACAGGGGAATGGAAATCACTGGCAAAGTTACCAGAATTTACAAAGTCTGAATACGCAGTTTGTGCCTTGAGGAATGATATCCTTGTTTCAG gtggAAGAATCAACAGCCGTGATGTGTGGATTTATAATTCTCAACTTAACATCTGGATCAGAGTTGCCTCTCTAAATAAAGGGCGTTGGCGTCATAAGATGGCTGTCCTTCTTGGTAAA GTGTATGTGGTTGGTGGATATGATGGGCAAAGTCGCCTCAGCAGTGTAGAATGTTATGATTCTTTTTCCAATCGATGGACAGAGGTAGCATCTCTTAAAGAAGCAGTGAGTTCACCAGCAGTCACCAGCTGTGTAGGCAAACTGTTTGTAATTGGAGGGGGTCCAGATGACAACACATGTTCTGACAAG GTTCAGTCATATGATCCTGATACTAATTCTTGGCTGCTCCGTGCAACAATCCCCATTGCGAAGAGATGTATAACAGCTGTATCATTAAACAATCTCATCTATGTTGCTGGAGGACTCACAAAGGCAATATATTGCTATGATCCGCTTGAAGATTACTGGATGCACGTACAGAATACATTCAGCAGACAG GAAAATTGTGGCATGTCTGTATGTAATGGCAAGATCTATATCCTTGGTGGGAGGCGTGAAAATGGAGAAGCCACAGATACCATTCTTTGTTACGACCCTGCAACCAGCATTATCACAGGAGTAGCCGCCATGCCCAGGCCAGTCTCATATCATGGCTGCGTGACTATTCACAGATACAATGAAAAGTCCTTTAAACTCTAA